One Luteolibacter yonseiensis genomic window carries:
- a CDS encoding DEAD/DEAH box helicase, translated as MIAWTEEILRKAAAWQAFKEGKSLLDSGMVVDVKAGGNGWQGTVRMGKRLMKVSVIVKSPTYLDTTCPCSDNQRSGSFCAHAVATGLATLKPAAPVKPVQTSVQKSAASPPAASVPWQILLPLNWREALARGKFAATLATAAGEEISPADDRLNAWLGKEGVAQKPILSLNLDGPRVPAFLESIAEHPRLAAGKDRLVIQIRSGERLQLISADHRGDQIHLVPDPAAGTWTEIGGSFWQITESSVTRVGEGSLPSDLATAFSDLARGKSVEIPIQRFFNHLDSWQEWLHFPEGSWLNQLHFIPANAHFNLLLEGSLQHLEAQLSVGYGNAEPVPPGLGKVNGLPRLIADQCEVRDLVKEEQAASRMMKAGFAVENFSSGRWVMKGEPAILDFLTKTLPRLRSEWTVTEGERFNHVQKQVAIVSPKIEILGSGEDWLSFDLSFQTTDGVSIPAGEVRRLLRAGAGTKQAGERRLIVSDDIANVIDPLFSDMDLRQENGRFIASARSGELIREIRNKINKAQNDNNGGDNFSFDFPATLRAELRAYQTHGAGWMHDRVRRFGGALLADDMGLGKTVQTIALIERLFQDGTNDSGVVMVVATASLLGNWRAEFGKFAPARKVRILHGAGRDAERERVQSGDVILTSYGTLPRDLAYHLKREYRAVVVDEASLMRNPDTDHAKAISKLSATSRVALTGTPIENGVKDLWSIFRFVQPGWLGSREDFKDRYEQPLLVGESSGAVIERLRLKISPFLLRRTKEEVAPELPSKLFIDEFCDLSPDQQGVYKELLVEGRKRVDAVADSGNKGAARMQMLTALLRLRQTCCDLALLKNDRFNQLLVPRRSAKLSRLLELIEEAVNGNHRMLVFSQFQTQLQEIEKCVSERGWDCLRLDGRTRNRQQLVDRFQQPDGPPVFLISLKAGGYGLNLTAADTVVHFDPWWNPAAEAQATDRAHRIGQTRPVTVYRLLTRGTVEEKVVRLQAKKRELASAIDENGTGDAAGWSMDELESMLG; from the coding sequence ATGATCGCGTGGACGGAAGAAATACTGAGGAAGGCGGCCGCCTGGCAGGCGTTCAAGGAAGGAAAATCCCTGCTCGACAGCGGGATGGTGGTGGACGTGAAGGCCGGCGGCAACGGCTGGCAGGGGACGGTCCGCATGGGCAAGCGGCTGATGAAGGTCAGCGTCATCGTGAAATCCCCGACCTATCTCGACACGACATGCCCGTGCTCGGACAACCAGCGCTCCGGTTCCTTCTGTGCGCACGCCGTCGCCACCGGTCTGGCGACCCTGAAGCCTGCCGCTCCGGTCAAGCCGGTTCAAACGAGTGTTCAAAAGTCAGCGGCCTCGCCACCCGCAGCCTCCGTGCCTTGGCAGATCCTGCTACCTCTCAACTGGCGGGAAGCCCTGGCTCGTGGAAAATTCGCCGCCACCCTCGCCACCGCGGCAGGCGAGGAAATTTCTCCGGCGGACGACCGGCTGAACGCATGGTTAGGCAAGGAAGGCGTCGCTCAGAAACCGATCCTCAGCCTGAACCTGGACGGCCCGCGTGTGCCGGCTTTCCTCGAATCCATCGCAGAGCATCCCCGCCTGGCGGCAGGGAAGGACAGGCTTGTCATCCAGATTCGTTCCGGTGAACGGCTCCAACTCATCTCCGCCGACCATCGGGGGGATCAGATCCATCTCGTGCCGGACCCGGCGGCGGGCACTTGGACCGAGATCGGAGGCTCCTTCTGGCAGATCACGGAAAGCTCCGTGACGAGAGTGGGCGAGGGAAGCCTGCCGTCGGATCTCGCCACAGCCTTCTCCGATCTGGCTCGCGGAAAATCAGTGGAAATCCCCATTCAACGGTTTTTCAACCACCTCGACTCATGGCAGGAGTGGCTTCATTTTCCGGAAGGATCTTGGTTGAACCAGCTCCATTTCATTCCCGCTAACGCTCATTTCAATCTTTTGTTGGAGGGGTCGCTCCAGCATTTGGAGGCTCAGTTATCCGTAGGTTATGGCAATGCGGAACCGGTGCCGCCGGGTTTGGGAAAAGTGAATGGGCTGCCCAGACTCATCGCCGATCAGTGCGAAGTCCGCGATCTGGTGAAGGAAGAGCAAGCGGCCAGCCGCATGATGAAAGCCGGATTCGCGGTGGAGAATTTTTCAAGCGGTCGTTGGGTGATGAAGGGGGAGCCTGCGATTCTCGACTTTCTCACCAAGACACTTCCCCGCCTGCGGAGCGAGTGGACGGTCACGGAAGGGGAGCGTTTCAATCACGTGCAGAAGCAGGTGGCCATCGTTTCACCGAAGATCGAGATCCTGGGCTCAGGTGAGGATTGGCTGAGTTTTGATTTGTCGTTTCAAACAACTGATGGCGTTTCGATTCCCGCTGGGGAGGTGCGCCGTTTGCTGCGTGCGGGCGCGGGAACAAAGCAGGCGGGCGAACGTCGTCTGATCGTTTCAGACGATATTGCGAATGTAATCGACCCTCTGTTTTCTGACATGGATTTGCGGCAGGAAAACGGTCGTTTCATCGCGTCGGCGCGCTCCGGTGAGCTGATTCGTGAAATCCGTAATAAAATCAACAAGGCTCAGAATGATAATAATGGAGGGGACAATTTTTCATTCGATTTTCCTGCGACATTGCGGGCTGAATTACGGGCGTATCAAACGCATGGAGCCGGTTGGATGCACGATCGCGTCCGGCGCTTCGGTGGCGCGCTCCTCGCGGATGACATGGGGTTGGGAAAGACGGTTCAAACAATCGCTTTAATTGAGCGATTGTTTCAGGATGGAACGAATGATTCAGGTGTTGTAATGGTGGTCGCGACGGCCTCGCTGCTTGGCAACTGGCGTGCGGAATTTGGGAAGTTTGCTCCGGCGAGGAAGGTGAGAATCCTGCATGGGGCGGGTCGGGATGCGGAGCGTGAGCGGGTTCAATCCGGCGATGTGATCCTTACCAGCTACGGTACGCTGCCGAGGGATCTGGCTTATCATTTGAAACGGGAGTATCGTGCCGTGGTGGTGGATGAAGCCAGCTTGATGAGAAATCCGGACACGGATCACGCCAAGGCGATCTCAAAACTCAGCGCCACCAGCAGGGTCGCTTTGACAGGGACGCCGATCGAAAACGGCGTCAAAGACCTGTGGTCCATCTTCCGCTTCGTACAGCCGGGTTGGCTGGGGAGCCGCGAGGATTTCAAGGATCGTTACGAGCAGCCGCTTCTTGTTGGTGAATCTTCTGGTGCGGTCATCGAGCGGCTCCGGCTGAAGATTTCACCCTTCCTGCTACGTCGGACGAAGGAGGAGGTCGCTCCCGAACTGCCTTCGAAGCTCTTCATTGACGAGTTCTGCGATCTGAGCCCGGACCAACAGGGGGTTTACAAAGAGTTGCTGGTCGAGGGGCGCAAGCGTGTCGATGCCGTCGCGGATTCGGGCAACAAGGGGGCCGCTCGGATGCAGATGCTCACCGCGTTGCTCCGCCTGCGGCAGACGTGCTGCGATCTGGCGCTGCTCAAAAACGATCGATTCAACCAGTTGCTGGTTCCCCGGCGTTCGGCCAAGCTCAGCCGTTTGCTGGAACTGATCGAAGAAGCTGTTAACGGCAACCACCGGATGCTCGTCTTCAGCCAATTCCAGACCCAACTGCAGGAGATAGAAAAATGCGTTTCCGAGCGAGGTTGGGACTGCCTGCGGCTCGACGGCCGGACCCGGAACCGCCAGCAACTGGTCGACCGGTTCCAGCAGCCGGATGGCCCGCCTGTCTTCCTCATCAGTCTCAAGGCCGGCGGGTATGGCTTGAATCTTACGGCGGCGGATACGGTCGTTCACTTCGACCCATGGTGGAATCCGGCTGCGGAAGCCCAGGCGACCGATCGTGCCCACCGGATCGGGCAGACCCGCCCGGTGACGGTTTACCGCTTGCTCACCCGGGGTACGGTCGAGGAGAAGGTTGTCCGCCTCCAGGCGAAGAAACGCGAGCTTGCCTCGGCCATCGATGAAAATGGCACGGGCGACGCCGCAGGATGGAGTATGGACGAACTGGAATCGATGCTCGGGTGA
- a CDS encoding ABC transporter permease — MLPFTYAIRNLFRSKTRLAQTIGGSALVVLLVMTAVAVNTGMKRVLSASGSPHNVILIGAGSEESIQRSEVADRTAGIAEAGVPGISQHLGVRAVSSEIHYMNYLTLDDGRRGQALFRGVTHQALRVHPEVRVIEGNFPAAGEIMVGELAWRKLGMPEEALKTGTGVELDGQKMRVSGIFAAPGTVLESEVWATLGDLRVLAKRDTVSCIAIRLDNPADFEEAELFTKQRLDLELSALKESDYYARLTAFFKPLRAMTWITAGLIAAGALFGGINTLYAAFASRVREMATLQAIGFGKGSLLLSLIQESTLACLIGTLVASVIALLLLDGLTIPFSIGAFTLEISPAVALTGIATGVLLGLVGTLPPAIRCLKPALPTALRSS; from the coding sequence ATGCTACCATTCACCTATGCCATCCGGAATCTTTTCCGATCAAAGACGCGCCTCGCGCAAACCATCGGCGGAAGCGCGCTGGTCGTCCTGCTCGTCATGACCGCCGTCGCGGTGAACACGGGCATGAAGCGGGTGCTCTCCGCTTCCGGCTCGCCGCACAATGTCATCCTCATCGGGGCCGGTTCCGAGGAAAGCATCCAGCGCAGCGAGGTGGCGGACAGGACCGCCGGCATCGCGGAGGCCGGGGTGCCCGGCATTTCCCAACATCTGGGAGTGCGCGCGGTTTCCAGCGAAATCCATTACATGAACTACCTGACTTTGGATGATGGCCGCCGGGGCCAGGCCTTGTTCCGTGGTGTGACCCACCAGGCGCTGCGCGTCCACCCGGAGGTGCGGGTGATCGAGGGAAATTTCCCCGCCGCAGGGGAGATCATGGTGGGAGAGCTCGCCTGGCGGAAACTCGGGATGCCGGAGGAGGCCCTGAAAACCGGCACCGGGGTGGAGCTCGACGGCCAGAAGATGAGGGTCTCGGGCATATTCGCCGCACCGGGCACCGTGCTGGAATCCGAAGTGTGGGCCACCCTCGGGGATCTGCGGGTGCTTGCCAAACGCGATACCGTCTCCTGCATCGCCATCCGTTTGGACAACCCGGCGGATTTCGAGGAAGCGGAGCTTTTCACCAAGCAGCGGCTGGATCTGGAACTCAGCGCTCTCAAGGAAAGCGACTACTATGCCCGGTTGACGGCATTTTTCAAACCGTTGCGGGCCATGACATGGATCACCGCCGGCCTGATCGCGGCGGGGGCGTTGTTCGGGGGAATCAACACGCTTTACGCCGCCTTCGCCTCGCGGGTGCGGGAGATGGCGACCCTCCAGGCCATCGGGTTCGGGAAAGGGTCCCTGCTCCTGAGCCTGATCCAGGAGAGCACGCTGGCATGTCTGATCGGCACGCTGGTGGCTTCCGTCATCGCCCTGCTGCTGCTGGATGGCCTGACGATTCCTTTTTCCATCGGTGCCTTCACTTTGGAAATCAGTCCAGCGGTCGCACTGACGGGCATTGCCACCGGAGTCCTCCTCGGTTTGGTCGGCACGCTTCCTCCGGCCATCCGCTGCCTGAAACCAGCGCTTCCCACCGCTCTCCGTTCTTCCTGA
- a CDS encoding ABC transporter permease, with product MRAFLNLLRLSWIQLTRHRVRSVLTVLGVASGMFLFTAVETLQRSLAKATEATAADTTLVVYRQNRYCPSTSRLPEHYADEIRRIPGVREVVPVQIVVNNCGASLDVITFRGVPDGLLKKFAPEIKIVGGSEEAWSDRDDGALLGEVFAARRGLKPGDRFDAAGVAVTVSGIIRSPFAQDNNVAYVKLPFLQQASKTGLGVVTQFNVRVDSSKDLKPVSKAIDERFHSDQAPTDTRPEKAFFAETAAELIELIGFTRWLGFGAVVAVGALVANSLLLIVRGRVKENAVLRTLGYPGRAIGTLVLGEGGMLGLIGGFAGVGLASGFLKWQSFTLGNEGQTLAIQPDAFVVVAGISAALALGIFASLWPAWQAMSQPIVKNLRN from the coding sequence ATGAGAGCGTTCCTGAATCTGTTGCGCCTGTCGTGGATCCAACTGACCCGCCACCGGGTGCGTTCTGTGCTCACCGTCCTCGGGGTGGCGTCCGGCATGTTTTTGTTCACGGCCGTGGAAACCCTCCAGCGATCGCTTGCAAAGGCCACGGAGGCGACGGCGGCGGATACCACTCTGGTGGTCTACCGCCAGAACCGCTACTGCCCCTCGACCAGCCGCCTGCCGGAACATTACGCGGATGAGATCCGCCGCATCCCGGGGGTGCGGGAGGTGGTGCCGGTGCAGATCGTCGTCAACAATTGCGGCGCATCCCTCGACGTCATCACCTTCCGTGGTGTGCCGGACGGCCTGCTGAAAAAATTCGCTCCGGAAATCAAAATCGTCGGCGGCAGCGAGGAGGCATGGAGTGACCGGGATGACGGCGCCCTGTTGGGCGAGGTTTTCGCCGCCCGGAGGGGATTGAAACCCGGTGATCGTTTCGATGCCGCGGGGGTGGCCGTCACGGTGTCCGGCATCATCCGCTCTCCCTTCGCCCAGGACAACAACGTGGCGTATGTGAAACTGCCGTTTCTCCAGCAGGCGTCGAAGACGGGGCTCGGAGTGGTCACGCAGTTCAATGTCCGCGTGGATTCCTCGAAGGACCTGAAACCCGTTTCAAAAGCCATCGACGAGCGGTTCCATTCCGACCAGGCGCCAACCGACACGCGGCCAGAGAAGGCTTTCTTCGCGGAAACGGCCGCCGAGTTGATCGAGCTGATCGGTTTCACCCGCTGGCTCGGCTTCGGTGCCGTCGTGGCCGTGGGTGCCCTTGTCGCCAATTCCCTGCTCCTCATCGTGCGGGGACGGGTGAAGGAAAACGCGGTGCTCCGCACATTGGGTTATCCGGGCAGGGCCATCGGCACCCTGGTTTTGGGGGAGGGCGGGATGCTGGGACTCATCGGCGGATTCGCCGGCGTCGGTCTGGCCTCGGGATTCCTCAAGTGGCAGAGCTTCACGCTCGGGAATGAAGGGCAGACGCTGGCCATCCAGCCGGACGCCTTTGTCGTCGTCGCCGGCATCTCCGCCGCACTGGCATTGGGGATCTTCGCATCCCTCTGGCCCGCGTGGCAGGCCATGAGCCAGCCCATTGTCAAAAACCTACGCAACTGA
- a CDS encoding ABC transporter ATP-binding protein, which produces MSETMIQCRGVSKSYRKGSTVVTPLEALDLDVPKGEFLALMGPSGSGKTTLLNLLSGIDSPTAGSLVIAGSELAKLSQRDLTRWRAGHVGYIFQLYHLVPVLTAFENVELPLLLGTLSKKERRERVETALTLVGLEDRMHHTPGELSGGQEQRVAIARALVADPPLLVADEPTGDLDRDSATKILDLLRALTRDLGKTIVMVTHDPRAAAAADRTLHLEKGQLLEQS; this is translated from the coding sequence ATGAGTGAAACAATGATCCAATGCCGTGGAGTCTCCAAGAGCTACCGCAAGGGCAGCACCGTGGTGACTCCTCTCGAAGCCCTTGATCTGGACGTGCCGAAGGGCGAGTTCCTCGCCCTGATGGGGCCTTCCGGTTCGGGAAAAACAACCCTGCTGAACCTGCTTTCCGGCATTGATTCGCCGACGGCGGGATCGCTGGTGATCGCCGGAAGCGAACTGGCGAAACTCTCGCAGCGCGACCTGACCCGGTGGCGGGCCGGGCACGTGGGCTACATTTTCCAATTGTATCACCTGGTTCCGGTGTTGACCGCGTTTGAAAATGTCGAACTGCCGCTGCTGCTCGGCACGCTCTCGAAAAAAGAGCGCCGGGAGCGGGTGGAAACCGCGCTCACGCTCGTCGGCCTCGAGGACCGCATGCACCACACGCCGGGCGAACTGTCCGGCGGGCAGGAGCAACGCGTGGCCATCGCGCGCGCCCTGGTCGCGGATCCGCCGCTGCTGGTCGCGGACGAACCCACCGGCGACCTGGACCGCGATTCCGCGACGAAAATCCTCGATCTGCTGCGCGCGCTCACCCGCGACCTTGGCAAGACCATCGTCATGGTCACCCACGACCCGCGAGCCGCCGCCGCCGCGGACCGCACGCTCCACCTTGAGAAAGGCCAACTCCTCGAACAGTCATGA
- a CDS encoding efflux RND transporter periplasmic adaptor subunit, whose product MNSTLESLARPNDPRAPSRRSPAWLLPLAIAFGFLLIFLALFRDRLLPARDVDVAIVLTTPGGAEAPAAVRTQAAPSASGPMLFQASGWIEPDPLPTKATALIDGVVDSVNVLEGQTVKKGDLLATLVADDARLALRAAEQNHRMAVSSHASHLGIILTVRKKLASARAAIEAARTLEDEAADQFGRVERLPEGAVSRSDVVSARLRLAREQAQRSMVETGADEIAADIARLEMETQVKDDGIAAAAIEVEKARLALDRTRIAAPISGRVLRLAVAPGDKRMLSMDEADSSTVAILYDPGKLQVRVDVPLADAAGLQVGQPAKIHCSLLPERVFRGEVTVITGQADLQRNTLQAKVRILDPVDILRPEMLCRAEFLAPPVVAASSSSSAPVAGGTLSMWVPEKSISGGKVWICDPRTKRVEGRTAATTSDTREGYRRVSEGIKPGEWVVMAAQGLRDGQRVNPNLIQP is encoded by the coding sequence ATGAATTCCACTTTAGAATCGCTGGCGCGTCCGAATGACCCGCGCGCACCCTCCCGACGGTCCCCGGCATGGCTGCTGCCCCTGGCCATCGCCTTCGGCTTCCTTCTCATTTTCCTCGCCCTGTTCCGGGACCGGTTGCTGCCGGCCAGGGATGTGGATGTGGCGATTGTCCTCACCACACCGGGGGGGGCCGAGGCACCCGCCGCCGTGCGGACGCAAGCCGCCCCATCCGCGTCCGGACCGATGCTTTTCCAAGCGAGCGGCTGGATCGAGCCCGATCCGCTCCCGACCAAGGCCACCGCCCTTATCGACGGGGTGGTGGATTCGGTGAACGTGCTGGAGGGGCAGACCGTGAAGAAAGGTGATTTGCTTGCGACCCTGGTCGCGGACGACGCGCGGCTCGCGCTCAGGGCTGCGGAGCAGAACCACCGGATGGCGGTTTCCTCCCATGCCAGCCATTTGGGGATCATCCTCACCGTCCGGAAAAAACTGGCTTCCGCGCGGGCCGCGATCGAGGCGGCCCGGACTTTGGAGGACGAGGCCGCCGACCAGTTCGGGAGGGTGGAACGGCTGCCGGAAGGGGCGGTGAGCCGGAGTGATGTGGTTTCCGCCAGACTCCGGCTCGCCCGTGAGCAGGCGCAGAGGTCGATGGTGGAGACGGGGGCGGACGAAATTGCCGCCGACATCGCCCGCCTGGAGATGGAGACGCAGGTCAAGGATGACGGGATCGCCGCGGCGGCCATCGAGGTGGAAAAGGCTCGTCTGGCGCTGGACCGGACCCGCATTGCCGCACCCATTTCCGGACGGGTGCTGCGGCTGGCCGTCGCTCCGGGTGACAAACGCATGCTGTCGATGGACGAGGCGGACAGCTCGACCGTCGCCATCTTATACGACCCCGGGAAGCTCCAGGTGAGGGTGGATGTGCCATTGGCCGACGCCGCCGGGCTTCAGGTGGGCCAGCCCGCGAAGATCCACTGCAGCCTGCTTCCCGAACGCGTGTTCCGTGGAGAAGTGACCGTCATCACGGGGCAGGCGGACCTGCAGCGGAACACCCTGCAGGCGAAGGTCAGGATCCTCGACCCCGTGGATATCCTCAGGCCGGAAATGCTTTGCCGGGCCGAGTTTCTCGCACCGCCTGTGGTGGCGGCTTCTTCTTCTTCTTCCGCTCCTGTCGCCGGTGGCACGCTGTCGATGTGGGTTCCTGAAAAATCCATCAGCGGCGGCAAGGTCTGGATCTGCGACCCCCGCACCAAACGGGTGGAGGGCCGGACCGCTGCCACCACGTCCGACACACGGGAAGGTTACCGCCGGGTTTCGGAAGGAATCAAACCCGGAGAGTGGGTCGTGATGGCCGCGCAGGGCCTGCGCGACGGCCAGAGAGTGAACCCCAACCTGATCCAACCATGA
- a CDS encoding DMT family transporter, which produces MQLHLLVALLATTAVLGHLISLPALQLVVWRTFLASLGAAFCVVVFARKRLRLPMRQAATLLGIGGIVGVHWLCFFGSIKVSNISICLAGLATVSFFTAFTEPLLEKRPVRTLEVALGMLVFLGIVVIAGYENGHWAGLGLALLSALLASVFPVLNRRLVNQGNHDPALMVAWEMAGACLTCLLGLLVFEGRTGLENLMKWQRLDWLWLLFLAWVCTVFAHGFHIHLLRKFSAYTVNLALNLEPVYGIAAAAVLFGEHRQLHVGFFIGTATILLANLLHPLVLRRVGRSSRAT; this is translated from the coding sequence GTGCAGCTCCACCTCCTGGTGGCGCTGCTCGCCACCACGGCGGTGCTCGGGCATCTGATCTCGCTTCCGGCGCTCCAACTCGTCGTATGGCGCACGTTCCTGGCATCGCTGGGAGCGGCGTTCTGTGTCGTGGTTTTCGCACGGAAACGCCTGCGTCTTCCCATGCGGCAGGCGGCGACGCTGTTGGGGATCGGCGGGATTGTCGGCGTGCACTGGCTGTGCTTTTTCGGCTCCATCAAGGTCTCGAACATCTCCATCTGCCTTGCCGGGCTGGCCACGGTTTCGTTCTTCACCGCCTTTACCGAGCCATTGTTGGAAAAGCGTCCGGTGCGGACGCTGGAGGTCGCGCTGGGGATGCTGGTTTTCCTCGGTATCGTTGTCATCGCGGGGTATGAAAACGGCCACTGGGCGGGACTGGGGCTGGCATTGCTGAGCGCGCTGCTGGCGTCTGTTTTCCCCGTGCTGAACCGCCGGCTGGTGAACCAGGGAAATCATGATCCCGCGTTGATGGTGGCATGGGAGATGGCGGGAGCCTGTCTGACCTGCCTGCTCGGACTTCTCGTTTTCGAAGGGCGGACGGGTCTTGAAAACCTGATGAAATGGCAGCGTCTCGACTGGCTCTGGCTGTTGTTCCTCGCCTGGGTCTGCACCGTCTTCGCCCACGGATTCCACATCCACCTGCTGCGCAAGTTCAGTGCCTACACGGTGAATCTCGCGCTGAATCTGGAACCCGTCTACGGAATCGCGGCGGCGGCGGTGTTGTTCGGTGAGCACAGGCAACTGCACGTCGGTTTCTTTATCGGCACGGCCACCATCCTGCTGGCGAACCTGCTGCATCCGCTGGTTTTACGGAGGGTCGGGAGGTCCTCGCGGGCGACCTGA
- the lysA gene encoding diaminopimelate decarboxylase, translating into MHGFSYKNGSLFCEDVDLSTLAAEHGTPLYVYSAGTIIDHYTRLDAALDGVDHEVAYAVKANSNLSVLRLLATKGAGFDIVSGGELFRVIKAGGDPAHCTFAGVGKTRDEIVYALEQGIYSFNVESEEELRYLDKVAGELGMIAPAAVRVNPNVDAKTHKYISTGKSENKFGVDFTAIEELYERASKELPNIRLRGLQMHIGSQLTSISPFIEAVEKVTPLVLTLKEKHGIEFWSIGGGIGIIYKESLESGAVDWWESQPLEERPLTISRYGEELVPRLKGLGLKILLEPGRLIVGNSGVLLTKCLFEKRGSAKTFKIVDAGMNDLIRPALYEGHHEIVPLSEPPTGERFKVDVVGPICESGDFFCQDRLLPDFQPGDYIALMSAGAYGFAMASNYNSRPLPAEILVEGGTATVIRKRQTLDDVIAGEL; encoded by the coding sequence ATGCACGGATTTTCCTACAAAAACGGTTCACTTTTCTGCGAAGACGTCGATCTCTCCACGCTGGCCGCCGAGCACGGCACACCGCTCTACGTCTACTCGGCGGGCACGATCATCGACCACTACACCCGGCTGGACGCCGCGCTGGACGGCGTGGACCATGAGGTGGCCTACGCGGTGAAGGCGAATTCCAATCTCTCTGTGCTGCGCCTGCTCGCCACGAAGGGCGCGGGCTTCGACATCGTTTCCGGCGGCGAGCTTTTCCGCGTGATCAAGGCGGGCGGAGACCCGGCCCACTGCACCTTCGCAGGAGTCGGCAAGACCCGCGACGAGATCGTTTATGCGCTGGAGCAGGGGATCTACTCGTTCAACGTCGAGAGCGAGGAGGAACTGCGCTATCTGGACAAGGTGGCCGGCGAACTGGGCATGATCGCACCCGCCGCCGTGCGCGTGAACCCGAACGTGGACGCGAAGACCCACAAATACATTTCCACCGGCAAGTCCGAGAACAAGTTCGGCGTGGATTTCACCGCCATCGAGGAGCTTTACGAGCGTGCTTCGAAGGAGCTGCCAAACATCAGGCTGCGCGGCCTGCAGATGCACATCGGCTCGCAGCTTACCTCCATTTCCCCTTTCATCGAGGCGGTGGAAAAGGTGACACCGCTGGTGCTCACCCTCAAGGAGAAGCACGGCATCGAGTTCTGGTCCATCGGCGGCGGCATCGGCATCATCTACAAGGAGTCGCTGGAATCCGGCGCGGTCGATTGGTGGGAAAGCCAGCCTCTGGAAGAGCGTCCGCTGACCATCTCGCGCTACGGTGAGGAACTGGTCCCACGCCTCAAGGGCCTCGGGCTGAAAATCCTGCTGGAGCCCGGTCGCCTGATCGTGGGGAACTCCGGCGTGCTGCTGACCAAGTGCCTTTTCGAAAAGCGCGGCTCGGCGAAGACCTTCAAGATCGTGGACGCCGGCATGAACGACCTCATCCGCCCGGCGCTTTATGAAGGCCACCACGAAATCGTGCCGCTGTCGGAGCCCCCGACAGGCGAGCGCTTCAAGGTGGACGTCGTGGGGCCCATCTGCGAGAGCGGCGACTTCTTCTGCCAGGACCGCCTGCTGCCGGATTTCCAACCCGGCGACTACATCGCGCTGATGTCCGCCGGTGCCTACGGTTTCGCGATGGCGTCGAACTACAATTCACGCCCGCTGCCTGCGGAAATCCTCGTGGAGGGTGGGACGGCGACGGTCATCCGCAAGCGTCAGACGCTGGATGACGTCATCGCCGGGGAACTGTGA
- the fdhD gene encoding formate dehydrogenase accessory sulfurtransferase FdhD, producing the protein MPSSRTIFLTHHHPEGCREVADEVAVEEPLEIRLDGHPVAVVMRTPGHDGELALGFLISEGIIPNKGTLRKTEPRPDENRILLFLHDGVGVDLAKLTRHFFTGSSCGLCGKATLDAILCEFPPIGGKLIIPDNVILSAPAKLRAAQDTFQTTGGLHAAALFSAGGDLLVCREDIGRHNAVDKVIGHALLNDIDPETSFLLVSGRLSFEIMQKSLAARIPVVAAISAPSSLAVDFAKNSGQALIGFLRPPVFNRYA; encoded by the coding sequence ATGCCAAGCTCGCGGACCATCTTCCTGACCCACCACCATCCCGAAGGCTGCAGGGAGGTCGCCGATGAGGTCGCTGTGGAAGAGCCGTTGGAAATCCGGCTGGACGGCCACCCCGTGGCAGTCGTCATGCGCACGCCTGGCCACGACGGAGAACTCGCCCTCGGATTCCTCATCTCCGAAGGCATTATTCCGAACAAGGGCACCCTGCGCAAAACCGAGCCGCGACCGGACGAAAACCGCATCCTGTTGTTCCTGCACGATGGCGTCGGCGTGGATCTCGCGAAGCTCACCCGCCACTTCTTCACCGGCTCCTCCTGCGGCCTCTGTGGCAAGGCGACGCTCGACGCCATCCTCTGCGAATTCCCACCCATCGGCGGAAAATTGATAATCCCTGACAACGTCATCCTCAGCGCCCCCGCGAAACTCCGCGCCGCCCAAGATACCTTCCAAACCACCGGCGGCCTGCACGCTGCGGCACTTTTTTCGGCAGGCGGCGATCTCCTCGTCTGCCGCGAGGACATCGGCCGCCACAATGCCGTGGACAAGGTCATCGGCCACGCCCTGTTGAATGACATTGATCCCGAAACCTCCTTCCTGCTCGTCTCCGGCAGGCTGTCATTCGAAATCATGCAGAAGTCGCTTGCCGCCCGCATCCCCGTCGTCGCCGCGATTTCCGCCCCCAGTTCGCTTGCCGTGGACTTCGCGAAAAACTCCGGTCAAGCGCTCATTGGTTTCCTACGCCCGCCGGTTTTCAACCGGTATGCGTGA